The following are from one region of the Streptomyces decoyicus genome:
- a CDS encoding erythromycin esterase family protein: MPDNIARWLTEHVRPLGTLTPGGPPEDLGPLGDSLRDARIVGLGESTHGTREFFLLKHRIIEFLVREAGFTTLAMEASASAARALDAYVRHGIGDPARLITRLGFWTWRTEEMLDLVEWLRAHNRALPEDRRVRFVGTDPQRCADSVDAVAAFLRQVAPERAEDVRELEVPARAHPASRPDPEQAFLRRAEALAGFLEDHRQKFARRTTVDAADEALEHARILVRAADLVTRSPDLRSGEDSVFAVRDRYMADAVSRLVDGSPQARVIVWAHNGHLAKGTYGDGVPALGSRLRERYGDGYYALALLFGKGSFLARRGHDLQGPPRRHRIGTGMRSVEARLAGAVPGDYYADLRAAGPSPEAAQWLRAPQMQRSFGAHVPRFVYRLHVAPLVPADDYDGIAFVARSTCSRLLPPMET; this comes from the coding sequence GTGCCCGACAACATCGCTCGCTGGCTGACCGAGCACGTCAGGCCTCTCGGCACGCTGACCCCGGGCGGTCCGCCCGAGGACCTCGGACCGCTGGGTGATTCTCTGCGGGACGCGCGGATCGTCGGTCTGGGCGAATCCACCCACGGCACCCGCGAGTTCTTTCTGCTGAAGCACCGGATCATAGAGTTCCTGGTGCGCGAGGCGGGCTTCACCACCCTCGCCATGGAGGCCAGCGCGTCCGCCGCGCGCGCCCTGGACGCGTATGTGCGGCACGGTATCGGTGACCCCGCGCGCCTCATCACCCGCCTGGGCTTCTGGACCTGGCGCACCGAGGAGATGCTCGATCTCGTCGAGTGGCTGCGCGCCCACAACCGCGCGCTCCCCGAGGACCGGCGGGTGCGCTTCGTCGGCACGGATCCGCAGCGCTGCGCCGACTCGGTCGACGCCGTCGCCGCCTTCCTGCGCCAGGTGGCGCCCGAGCGGGCGGAGGACGTGCGCGAGCTGGAGGTGCCGGCGCGGGCCCACCCCGCTTCACGGCCCGACCCGGAGCAGGCCTTCCTGCGCCGCGCCGAGGCTCTTGCCGGCTTCCTGGAGGACCACCGGCAGAAGTTCGCCCGGCGCACCACGGTGGATGCCGCGGACGAAGCCCTGGAGCACGCGCGGATCCTCGTGCGCGCCGCCGATCTGGTGACCCGCTCGCCCGACCTGCGCTCCGGGGAGGACAGCGTGTTCGCCGTCCGTGACCGCTACATGGCCGACGCCGTGTCCCGGCTCGTCGACGGCAGCCCCCAGGCGCGCGTCATCGTCTGGGCGCACAACGGACACCTCGCGAAGGGCACGTACGGCGACGGGGTGCCCGCACTCGGCAGCAGACTCCGGGAGCGCTACGGCGACGGCTACTACGCGCTGGCCCTGCTCTTCGGCAAGGGCTCCTTCCTCGCCCGCCGCGGCCACGACCTTCAGGGCCCGCCGCGCCGGCACCGGATCGGTACGGGAATGCGGTCCGTCGAAGCGCGGCTCGCGGGCGCCGTACCCGGCGACTACTACGCCGACCTGCGCGCCGCCGGCCCGTCGCCCGAAGCCGCACAGTGGCTGCGCGCCCCGCAGATGCAGCGCAGCTTCGGTGCCCACGTGCCGCGGTTCGTCTATCGCCTCCATGTGGCACCGCTCGTGCCGGCCGACGACTACGACGGCATCGCGTTCGTCGCCCGCTCGACCTGCTCCCGCCTCCTGCCGCCCATGGAGACCTGA
- a CDS encoding phosphatase domain-containing putative toxin codes for MTEPATAPTLFTVTGPQQPGRLSTMARPRGHRHLAADMAALRGVGTDTLVCALPDAERAELGLADEPRLARAAGLRFVPLPIPDLTVPPAPAVLPVLEELAEELRAGSHIVAHCRCAIGRSSLIAVSVLILNGIAPEAAWASMERSRGTKVPDTEEQRAWSLELFRLVSPGGQGPEEETDHSARQHRSLADRARQASRHADPGRSARGPRTAG; via the coding sequence ATGACGGAGCCGGCCACCGCCCCCACCCTCTTCACCGTCACCGGTCCGCAGCAACCGGGACGCCTGAGCACCATGGCCCGCCCCCGCGGCCACCGGCACCTGGCAGCCGATATGGCGGCCCTCCGCGGAGTGGGCACCGACACCCTCGTGTGCGCCCTTCCGGACGCCGAGCGCGCCGAACTCGGTCTCGCCGACGAGCCCCGCCTCGCGCGGGCAGCCGGACTGCGGTTCGTCCCGCTGCCCATCCCCGACCTGACCGTCCCGCCGGCCCCCGCCGTGCTGCCGGTTCTGGAGGAGCTCGCCGAAGAGCTGCGGGCCGGATCCCACATCGTCGCGCACTGCCGCTGCGCCATCGGCCGGTCCTCCCTGATCGCGGTCTCCGTGCTCATCCTGAACGGCATCGCCCCGGAGGCGGCTTGGGCGTCCATGGAACGGTCCCGGGGGACGAAGGTGCCGGACACCGAGGAACAGCGCGCATGGTCGCTGGAGCTCTTCCGCCTCGTCTCTCCCGGCGGGCAGGGCCCCGAGGAGGAAACGGACCACAGTGCCCGACAACATCGCTCGCTGGCTGACCGAGCACGTCAGGCCTCTCGGCACGCTGACCCCGGGCGGTCCGCCCGAGGACCTCGGACCGCTGGGTGA
- a CDS encoding MBL fold metallo-hydrolase, translating to MLRQVRITKYTHSCVRLEHDGGDTLVIDPGVWSEPEALAGADAVLVTHEHADHVDVLRLKELSIPVYAPKAARIPGLDFTGVGAGEEFTAAGLRVTAHGGQHARIYGGLPDCANLGYLVGDRLYHPGDSLHVPDRPVETLLVPLQGSWMKTEEAIDFVHAVEPERAYGIHDGQVNERGLGSLNGWLTHECGGRYRRLLPGATAR from the coding sequence ATGCTCAGGCAAGTGCGGATTACCAAGTACACCCATTCCTGCGTCCGGTTGGAACATGACGGCGGTGACACACTGGTCATCGACCCCGGCGTCTGGAGCGAGCCCGAGGCTCTCGCCGGCGCGGATGCGGTTCTGGTGACCCACGAACACGCCGATCACGTCGACGTGTTGCGTCTCAAGGAGCTGAGCATCCCCGTCTATGCGCCCAAGGCGGCGCGCATCCCGGGCCTGGACTTCACCGGTGTCGGAGCCGGCGAGGAATTCACCGCGGCCGGCTTACGGGTGACCGCCCACGGCGGGCAGCACGCGCGCATCTACGGCGGCCTCCCGGACTGCGCCAACCTGGGCTACCTCGTCGGGGACCGCCTCTACCACCCCGGTGACTCGCTGCACGTCCCCGATCGGCCGGTGGAGACCTTGCTGGTACCCCTCCAGGGGTCATGGATGAAGACGGAAGAGGCCATCGACTTCGTGCACGCCGTCGAGCCGGAACGGGCGTACGGCATCCACGACGGGCAGGTCAACGAGCGGGGACTGGGAAGTCTCAACGGCTGGCTCACCCACGAGTGCGGCGGCCGTTACCGCCGGCTCCTGCCGGGCGCGACCGCCCGATGA
- a CDS encoding putative PEP-binding protein, producing the protein MSPVSQQWLAGFAGAGFAAARRAELCAALAVVDPDAALPNDPVEQVTTLVRALTRHEARPAQFRLGRQLLWCGPDGGSGIAWSCDPSTGRPDVTGSYLAGASGSQLLTAGGADLAGLIDTQPWGPQLQEAISTAEAALDWPVRVEFVVEHGRAHLIRSARAPLHGAARLHTVATRYEQGRLTPAQAVSLVEPLDVEKTRTASVQSLGLPVAARGLGVSPGIATGTVVFSAAAAVAAKADGEQPVLVLTESRPEDLPGLLAATAVVTERGGQTSHAAVVARGLGLPAVAALVDSVLDGDGKGLRTTRGDTLHAGDRVTVDGFAGSIRLGGDMQRPAERQTAAELPGWLDEALSALPARTGIAVRVNADTGADAAAGRAFGATGVGLCRLEHMFLGERHQMLQRVLMARPGPDMTEDLATVHALLRAEITDVLSAMDGLPVTIRLLDPPRHEFLADVTGLALTAAATGAPADKDRLDVTRRLHEHNPMLGVRGVRMGVLLPMLTAVQIQALLEATLALRRAGRDPRPELLVPMVSTPTELDFVRGLLDDVCLRLGTTRAEAGLSLGAMIETPRAALLAGPIARRADSLSLGTNDLTALVWGLSRDDAEQHVLPAYQDLGLLTASPFAQLDTEVVGALARQVAGQARAVRPGITLGVCGEQAAGPAAVRFFAEAGFDHVSCAAPRVPLARLAAARAAVAEGAADMYARGEGR; encoded by the coding sequence ATGAGCCCTGTCAGTCAACAGTGGCTGGCAGGGTTCGCCGGTGCCGGCTTCGCCGCGGCACGCCGGGCCGAACTCTGCGCCGCCCTGGCCGTGGTGGATCCCGATGCCGCACTGCCGAACGACCCCGTCGAGCAAGTGACCACCCTGGTCCGGGCACTGACCAGGCACGAGGCGCGTCCGGCGCAGTTCCGCCTCGGGCGACAACTGCTGTGGTGCGGGCCCGACGGAGGCAGTGGAATCGCCTGGTCCTGTGATCCGTCGACCGGCCGGCCCGACGTGACCGGTTCCTATCTCGCGGGGGCCTCCGGATCCCAGCTGCTGACAGCGGGCGGCGCGGATCTCGCCGGACTGATCGACACGCAGCCCTGGGGCCCTCAGCTGCAAGAGGCGATCAGCACCGCCGAGGCTGCACTCGACTGGCCGGTGAGGGTGGAATTCGTCGTCGAACACGGCCGGGCGCACCTCATCAGGAGCGCACGCGCTCCGCTGCACGGTGCCGCTCGCCTGCACACCGTGGCCACGCGGTACGAGCAGGGCCGGCTGACGCCCGCACAGGCGGTTTCGCTGGTGGAGCCCTTGGACGTGGAGAAGACGCGTACGGCATCGGTGCAGTCCCTCGGTCTGCCCGTGGCTGCGCGCGGCCTGGGCGTGTCCCCCGGCATCGCCACCGGCACCGTCGTCTTCAGCGCGGCCGCGGCCGTCGCCGCGAAGGCGGACGGCGAGCAGCCGGTGCTCGTCCTGACCGAGTCGAGGCCGGAGGATCTGCCGGGTCTGCTGGCCGCGACGGCCGTCGTGACCGAGCGGGGCGGACAGACGTCGCACGCGGCGGTCGTGGCGCGCGGACTCGGGCTGCCGGCCGTCGCCGCGCTCGTCGACAGCGTGCTGGACGGCGACGGGAAGGGCCTGCGCACTACGCGCGGCGACACCCTCCATGCCGGTGACCGGGTGACGGTGGACGGCTTCGCCGGGTCGATCCGTCTCGGCGGCGACATGCAGCGTCCCGCCGAGCGGCAGACCGCCGCGGAGCTGCCCGGCTGGCTGGACGAGGCGCTGTCCGCGCTGCCCGCGCGGACCGGCATCGCCGTGCGGGTGAACGCCGACACGGGCGCGGACGCCGCCGCCGGGCGGGCGTTCGGCGCGACCGGAGTGGGATTGTGCCGGCTCGAGCACATGTTCCTCGGCGAGCGCCATCAGATGCTCCAGCGGGTCCTGATGGCACGGCCCGGCCCCGACATGACGGAGGACCTCGCCACCGTGCACGCCCTCCTGCGGGCGGAAATCACGGACGTGCTCAGCGCGATGGACGGGCTTCCCGTCACGATCCGCCTGCTCGACCCCCCGCGTCACGAGTTCCTCGCCGACGTGACCGGACTCGCCCTGACCGCGGCGGCGACCGGCGCGCCGGCCGACAAGGACCGACTCGACGTCACGCGTCGCCTGCACGAGCACAACCCCATGCTGGGCGTGCGCGGGGTGCGGATGGGCGTCCTGCTGCCCATGCTGACGGCCGTACAGATCCAGGCGCTGCTGGAGGCCACCCTCGCGTTGCGCCGCGCGGGCCGTGACCCCCGGCCCGAGCTGCTGGTTCCCATGGTGAGCACGCCGACCGAACTGGACTTCGTCCGGGGCCTGCTCGACGACGTCTGTCTCCGGCTGGGCACCACACGGGCCGAGGCGGGCCTGTCGCTGGGCGCCATGATCGAGACTCCGCGGGCCGCGCTGCTGGCCGGGCCGATCGCCCGCCGTGCGGACTCCCTCTCCCTGGGCACCAACGACCTGACCGCACTGGTCTGGGGGCTGTCCCGCGATGACGCGGAACAGCATGTGCTGCCCGCCTATCAGGACCTCGGGCTCCTCACCGCATCCCCCTTCGCCCAGCTGGACACCGAGGTCGTCGGGGCCTTGGCACGCCAGGTCGCGGGCCAGGCACGAGCGGTACGCCCCGGCATCACCCTCGGAGTCTGCGGTGAGCAGGCGGCCGGTCCGGCGGCCGTACGGTTCTTCGCCGAGGCGGGCTTCGACCATGTCTCGTGCGCGGCCCCCCGGGTCCCCCTGGCCCGGCTCGCCGCCGCGCGGGCCGCCGTGGCCGAGGGCGCGGCGGACATGTACGCGAGGGGGGAAGGACGTTGA
- a CDS encoding ABC transporter ATP-binding protein, with the protein MSEPAIAVEHLGRTFTDRRHEIVALRDVSFQVGAGEIVGLLGSNGAGKTTLTKILATLLLPTTGSARIFGHDVTSDLREVRRMTGVVLGGDRGLYAKLCGRDNLRFFAMLAGVGRRGLSAKLDAALEQVGLVGAADRAVETYSKGMRQRLHIAIGMIAEPRVLLLDEPTVGLDPVEAERLRAAVAALRDTGVSVLLTSHYLLDIERLASRVIILADGTLAADLPVEEFARQAGYTATVTVRGTGSPPDGGAVSSPDIAVGSVDVAEGAWTLRLHVRDWSVGSFGLLEQALAHVSVLDVSIEPVRLEDVYSHVAARLANGIQVGEPR; encoded by the coding sequence TTGAGCGAGCCGGCCATCGCCGTGGAACACCTCGGCCGCACCTTCACCGACCGTCGCCACGAGATCGTGGCGCTGCGGGACGTCAGCTTCCAGGTCGGGGCCGGCGAGATCGTGGGCCTGCTGGGCAGCAACGGCGCGGGCAAGACCACCCTCACCAAGATCCTCGCCACCCTGCTGCTGCCCACGACCGGCTCCGCTCGGATCTTCGGCCACGATGTCACCAGCGATCTGCGCGAGGTACGCCGTATGACCGGCGTGGTGCTGGGCGGCGACCGGGGCCTGTACGCCAAGCTGTGCGGCCGCGACAACCTGCGGTTCTTCGCCATGCTCGCCGGAGTGGGCCGGCGCGGCCTGAGCGCGAAGCTGGACGCCGCGCTGGAGCAGGTCGGCCTGGTCGGCGCGGCCGACCGCGCCGTGGAGACCTACTCCAAGGGCATGCGTCAGCGGCTCCACATCGCCATCGGCATGATCGCCGAGCCGCGCGTGCTGCTGCTCGACGAACCGACCGTCGGCCTCGACCCGGTCGAGGCCGAACGACTGCGCGCCGCCGTCGCCGCACTGCGCGACACCGGGGTGTCCGTCCTGCTCACGAGCCACTATCTGCTCGACATCGAGCGCCTCGCCAGCCGGGTGATCATTCTCGCGGACGGTACGCTCGCGGCGGATCTGCCGGTCGAGGAGTTCGCCCGGCAGGCGGGCTACACCGCCACGGTGACCGTGCGGGGCACCGGCAGTCCGCCCGACGGCGGTGCCGTGTCGTCACCCGACATCGCGGTCGGCAGCGTCGACGTGGCCGAGGGGGCATGGACCCTCCGACTGCACGTCCGTGACTGGAGCGTCGGCTCGTTCGGCCTGCTGGAGCAGGCACTGGCCCATGTCAGCGTCCTGGACGTCAGTATCGAACCGGTGCGGCTCGAAGACGTCTACTCGCATGTGGCCGCGCGTCTGGCGAACGGCATCCAGGTCGGTGAGCCGAGGTGA
- a CDS encoding ABC transporter permease, which produces MFLTAARMEQRAMQRNPLLLVNSGMLPAVFLVTAVETGRPAPDDAAALVVAVALTALWGSTVWMSGGVLRRERTYGTLARCVSGVWSPYLVLLGKSLGATVTSVGAILVSTGVTAAALGLPLSVSHPGWIVVSLVVLVCSGTALGALVSCLFLVTRNGLIWSHALMYPVFALGGLLIPVDALPESLRWVPDLISLHWIKDCMVGAATGDVTIAPLGVATLLTLVYLSVAGFAYRWSVAWSRKEGTLDLA; this is translated from the coding sequence ATGTTCCTGACCGCGGCGCGCATGGAGCAGCGGGCCATGCAGCGCAATCCGCTGCTGCTGGTCAACTCCGGCATGCTGCCCGCCGTGTTCCTGGTCACCGCGGTGGAGACCGGCCGCCCGGCTCCGGACGACGCGGCGGCGCTCGTCGTGGCCGTGGCGCTGACCGCGCTGTGGGGCTCCACGGTGTGGATGAGCGGAGGCGTGCTGCGCCGTGAACGCACCTACGGCACGCTCGCCCGCTGTGTCTCCGGAGTGTGGTCGCCGTACCTGGTGCTGCTGGGCAAGAGCCTGGGTGCCACGGTCACCAGCGTCGGGGCGATCCTCGTCAGCACCGGAGTCACCGCGGCGGCGCTGGGGCTGCCGCTGAGTGTGTCGCACCCGGGGTGGATCGTCGTGTCGCTCGTGGTGCTGGTGTGTTCCGGCACCGCCCTGGGGGCCCTCGTGTCGTGCCTCTTCCTGGTGACCCGCAACGGGCTGATCTGGTCGCACGCGTTGATGTATCCGGTCTTCGCCCTCGGCGGGCTGCTCATCCCCGTGGACGCGCTGCCCGAGTCGCTGCGCTGGGTGCCCGATCTGATCAGCCTGCACTGGATCAAGGACTGCATGGTCGGCGCGGCCACCGGTGACGTCACGATCGCCCCGCTGGGCGTCGCGACGCTGCTGACACTCGTCTACTTGTCCGTCGCGGGGTTCGCCTACCGCTGGTCCGTCGCGTGGTCCCGGAAGGAGGGAACGCTTGACCTCGCATGA
- a CDS encoding ABC transporter permease — protein sequence MTSHDTAPAGDAAAPARASLVWRAAEAARMGWLEYRVVETPAGLLGATLPRGVLQILFFTTLAGVLAGPGHREYAFAGSLVLVLSGTNVNGVVAVPVLDKQYATFARVRTGVLSPTVTQIARALPYPVMGWVLLVVQAAIAAPLLGMTDFALQLLPWTWVYALIALTLSVLGLAGATMSVGKRADVVAPNVLSYLVMLCSGAIVPPGRVAWVDAIGQVLPGRHGLDAIRAGMAGRPWLGDLGLEVAAGLGFTVLAALSILVQARRASRLGHDDFE from the coding sequence TTGACCTCGCATGACACCGCCCCGGCGGGCGACGCTGCTGCTCCGGCCCGCGCCTCCCTGGTCTGGCGGGCGGCCGAGGCGGCCCGTATGGGCTGGCTGGAGTACCGCGTGGTGGAGACACCTGCCGGTCTGCTCGGCGCGACCCTGCCGCGCGGCGTGCTCCAGATCCTCTTCTTCACGACGCTCGCGGGTGTCCTCGCCGGCCCCGGGCACCGGGAGTACGCCTTCGCCGGATCGTTGGTGCTGGTGTTGAGCGGCACCAACGTCAACGGTGTCGTCGCCGTGCCCGTCCTGGACAAGCAGTACGCCACCTTCGCGCGGGTCCGGACCGGCGTGCTGTCCCCGACGGTCACCCAGATCGCCCGTGCGCTTCCCTACCCCGTCATGGGCTGGGTCCTGCTCGTCGTCCAGGCGGCCATCGCGGCGCCCCTCCTCGGCATGACGGACTTCGCGCTCCAACTGCTGCCCTGGACGTGGGTGTACGCGCTCATCGCGCTCACACTCAGTGTGCTCGGGCTCGCCGGCGCCACGATGTCCGTCGGCAAACGGGCCGACGTGGTGGCGCCGAACGTGCTGTCCTATCTGGTCATGCTGTGCAGCGGCGCGATCGTCCCGCCGGGCCGCGTGGCGTGGGTGGACGCGATCGGCCAAGTGCTGCCGGGCCGGCACGGCCTGGACGCCATCCGCGCGGGGATGGCCGGACGGCCCTGGCTCGGCGACCTCGGGCTGGAGGTCGCCGCCGGCCTCGGGTTCACCGTCCTCGCCGCGCTGTCGATCCTCGTACAGGCCCGGCGCGCGAGCAGACTCGGCCACGACGACTTCGAGTGA
- a CDS encoding RiPP maturation radical SAM C-methyltransferase, with protein MSLIRLPLAVRTEQDDAASGSPPPSRCLRIALVNMPWARIHAPSIQCGLLQSLARRAGHECDSHYLNIEFASFFGSKAYDAIANIASERLHLMGEWLFSYAAFGEVTPDDQYFGEYPEVKSIWDELTGKGLDDLTEMRRRTLPDWIAACAAEPAWGEYDVIGFTSTFMQNTASLALGKMIKKFHPDVTLVYGGANFDGDMGAEYAKKLPWLDYVVAGEGDIVFPALLNNLADGTDTPLPGVLRYAETNLPPATDAERPQVLDQLPTPDYRDYFTWLERFGRTQLLGRAPVQLPVEFSRGCWWGQKHHCTFCGLNALGMAYRSKSGSRAFTELTALLRDYPVVHVDTVDNILDMGYFSSLCAQLAEAHWDVNLFFESKANLTREQLATLSRAGILRIQPGIESLNTHVLKLMRKGATKLINIRFLKWAAYYKIDVSWNILAGFPGETEEDYAEQLRLLPLLHHLQPPGGCGRIWLERFSPYFTDPSFPISEVRPRASYGHVYPATLDHEKIAYFFDYEVSGTCSQETVAALNAAVSEWQKRFSEAKPSLVYQRLPGKLTLIDRRTDQPKRAVLAGWKAEAYESCGDAPRGAAAVSRQLAAGDMSVSEDEVAAFLEQCCRAGVMVSDDGKYLGLALPENPGW; from the coding sequence ATGAGCCTCATCCGCCTGCCCCTGGCCGTGCGTACGGAGCAGGACGACGCAGCGTCCGGTTCGCCGCCGCCCAGCAGGTGTCTGCGCATCGCGCTGGTGAACATGCCCTGGGCGCGCATTCACGCGCCGTCCATCCAGTGCGGACTGCTTCAGTCCCTCGCCAGGAGGGCCGGGCACGAGTGCGACAGCCACTACCTCAACATCGAGTTCGCTTCCTTCTTCGGCAGCAAGGCGTACGACGCGATCGCCAACATCGCATCGGAGCGGCTGCACTTGATGGGGGAGTGGCTCTTCTCCTACGCCGCGTTCGGTGAAGTGACCCCGGACGACCAGTACTTCGGGGAGTATCCGGAGGTGAAGTCCATCTGGGACGAGCTGACCGGCAAGGGCCTCGACGACCTCACCGAGATGCGCCGCCGGACGCTGCCGGACTGGATCGCCGCATGCGCGGCCGAGCCGGCGTGGGGGGAATACGACGTCATCGGCTTCACCTCCACGTTCATGCAGAACACGGCGTCCCTGGCACTAGGGAAGATGATCAAGAAATTCCACCCCGACGTGACGTTGGTCTACGGGGGTGCGAACTTCGACGGGGACATGGGGGCCGAGTACGCCAAGAAGCTGCCATGGCTCGACTACGTCGTGGCGGGGGAGGGCGACATCGTGTTCCCCGCGTTGTTGAACAACCTCGCCGACGGCACGGACACCCCGCTGCCCGGTGTTCTGCGGTACGCCGAAACGAACCTGCCGCCGGCAACCGACGCCGAGCGCCCGCAGGTCCTCGACCAGCTTCCCACGCCGGATTACCGAGACTATTTCACCTGGCTGGAACGCTTTGGCCGAACGCAACTCCTGGGCCGGGCCCCCGTGCAGCTGCCGGTCGAATTCTCCCGGGGCTGCTGGTGGGGCCAGAAACACCACTGCACTTTCTGCGGTCTGAACGCGCTCGGCATGGCGTACCGGTCCAAGTCCGGCTCCCGCGCGTTCACCGAGCTCACCGCGCTGCTGCGCGACTACCCGGTGGTGCACGTCGACACGGTGGACAACATCCTCGACATGGGGTACTTCTCCTCGCTCTGCGCCCAACTGGCCGAAGCACACTGGGACGTGAACCTCTTCTTCGAGTCAAAGGCGAATCTCACCCGGGAGCAGCTCGCGACCCTGAGCCGGGCCGGCATCCTCCGTATCCAGCCCGGCATCGAGAGCCTCAACACCCATGTGCTGAAGCTGATGCGCAAGGGCGCGACCAAGCTGATCAATATCCGCTTCCTGAAATGGGCCGCCTACTACAAGATCGACGTCTCCTGGAACATCTTGGCGGGGTTCCCCGGGGAAACCGAGGAGGACTACGCGGAGCAACTGCGCCTCCTCCCGCTGCTGCACCATCTCCAGCCACCGGGGGGCTGCGGGCGGATCTGGCTGGAACGCTTCAGCCCCTATTTCACCGACCCGTCCTTCCCGATCAGCGAGGTCCGGCCCCGGGCCAGCTACGGCCATGTCTATCCGGCCACTCTGGACCACGAGAAGATCGCGTACTTCTTCGACTACGAGGTGTCCGGCACCTGTTCCCAGGAGACGGTGGCTGCCCTGAACGCCGCTGTCTCGGAATGGCAGAAGCGGTTCTCCGAGGCGAAGCCCAGCCTCGTCTACCAGCGGCTGCCCGGGAAGCTGACGCTGATCGACCGCAGGACCGACCAGCCCAAGCGGGCCGTCCTCGCGGGCTGGAAGGCAGAAGCCTATGAATCCTGCGGAGACGCGCCCCGCGGCGCGGCGGCGGTCAGCAGGCAGCTGGCGGCGGGGGACATGTCCGTCTCCGAGGACGAGGTGGCGGCGTTCCTCGAACAGTGCTGCCGAGCCGGCGTGATGGTGTCGGACGACGGCAAGTACCTGGGGCTGGCGCTGCCGGAGAACCCCGGCTGGTAG
- a CDS encoding nucleotidyltransferase family protein: MTVVASAEDRVRLGRSIASRLAASRNAEAAFLAGSSVVGLGSATSDIDIYLVGSAAEEERRQMFADTIRVDVQHLSLDTLESLVDRVLGAGLRSDHPGGALSDRETALAVRLRTGDIVTDSGALAALRQRLAEHPLRLSRRVMNNWILAAFFAAEDCLGLRQSDSLLELEPAAFAGRRALLCAGKALAAACGDLYFGEKWVWRQLTRNGPDGFPFAEFQRLLRDDPLAVDPQAGLTALTSFAQTCLIATATLGWQGIDVSRWPVWVEGNGPLSRSTVFFPRAYDDMVTLVQPGGRHFRLPPDAALVWGLCHGRSARAVTEDAQQWAKESPAYAGLTEERCRSLLTELRDAGLLTGPGAHQGAM, encoded by the coding sequence ATGACAGTGGTCGCATCGGCCGAGGACCGCGTGCGCCTGGGCAGGAGCATCGCGTCACGACTGGCCGCGTCGAGGAACGCGGAGGCGGCCTTCCTCGCCGGCAGTTCGGTGGTCGGCCTGGGCAGCGCCACCAGCGATATCGACATCTACCTGGTCGGTTCCGCCGCGGAAGAGGAACGGCGGCAGATGTTCGCCGACACCATCCGGGTCGACGTCCAGCATCTCTCCCTGGACACCCTGGAGTCGCTCGTCGACCGGGTCCTCGGCGCGGGACTGCGCTCCGATCACCCGGGAGGGGCGTTGTCGGACCGCGAGACCGCGCTGGCCGTCCGGCTGCGGACAGGCGACATCGTGACCGACTCCGGCGCGCTGGCCGCGCTGCGGCAACGGCTCGCCGAGCACCCCCTCCGGCTCTCCCGCCGGGTGATGAACAACTGGATCCTCGCCGCGTTCTTCGCGGCCGAGGACTGTCTCGGGCTCCGCCAGTCGGACAGCCTGCTGGAGCTGGAACCGGCCGCGTTCGCCGGCCGGCGCGCACTGCTGTGCGCCGGCAAGGCGCTGGCCGCGGCGTGCGGGGATCTCTACTTCGGCGAGAAGTGGGTGTGGCGGCAGCTCACCCGCAACGGCCCCGACGGGTTTCCCTTCGCGGAGTTCCAGCGGCTTCTGCGGGACGACCCCCTGGCCGTCGATCCACAGGCCGGGCTGACCGCACTGACGTCCTTCGCCCAGACCTGCCTGATCGCCACGGCCACCCTGGGCTGGCAGGGCATCGACGTCTCCCGCTGGCCCGTCTGGGTGGAGGGAAACGGTCCGCTGAGCAGGTCCACCGTGTTCTTCCCTCGCGCCTACGACGACATGGTGACGCTGGTCCAGCCCGGCGGCCGGCACTTCCGCCTGCCGCCCGACGCGGCGCTGGTCTGGGGCCTGTGCCATGGGCGCTCCGCGCGGGCCGTCACCGAGGACGCACAGCAATGGGCGAAGGAGTCGCCCGCGTACGCCGGGCTGACCGAGGAGCGGTGCCGGAGCCTTCTCACCGAATTGCGGGATGCGGGTCTGCTCACCGGACCGGGCGCACACCAGGGAGCGATGTGA